In Zea mays cultivar B73 chromosome 7, Zm-B73-REFERENCE-NAM-5.0, whole genome shotgun sequence, the following proteins share a genomic window:
- the LOC100282880 gene encoding ribosomal proteinS12 (homolog), with amino-acid sequence MAEQEAPVAVEAPTPVLGEPMDLMTALQLVMKKSSAHDGLVKGLREAAKAIEKHAAQLCVLAEDCDQPDYVKLVKALCAEHNVHLVTVPAAKTLGEWAGLCKIDSEGKARKVVGCSCVVVKDYGEESEGLNIVQEYVKSH; translated from the exons ATGGC TGAACAGGAGGCCCCAGTCGCGGTTGAGGCACCAACCCCAGTTCTTGGGGAGCCTATGGACTTGATGACTGCTCTGCAGCTCGTGATGAAGAAGTCAAGTGCTCATGACGGTCTTGTGAAGGGTCTCCGTGAGGCTGCCAAGGCCATCGAGAAGCACGCCGCTCAGCTTTGCGTGCTTGCTGAGGACTGTGACCAGCCAGATTACGTCAAGTTGGTGAAGGCACTCTGCGCTGAGCACAATGTTCACCTGGTCACTGTTCCTGCCGCTAAGACTCTTGGCGAGTGGGCCGGG CTTTGCAAGATTGACTCTGAGGGCAAGGCAAGGAAGGTTGTAGGCTGCTCCTGCGTCGTCGTCAAG GACTACGGTGAAGAATCTGAGGGCCTTAACATAGTGCAGGAGTATGTCAAGTCGCACTAG